In Carassius gibelio isolate Cgi1373 ecotype wild population from Czech Republic chromosome B20, carGib1.2-hapl.c, whole genome shotgun sequence, the following are encoded in one genomic region:
- the sec63 gene encoding translocation protein SEC63 homolog: MAGQQFQYDDSGNTFFYFLTSFVGLIVIPATYYLWPRDQNAEQLRLKSLRRVHGRCLWYRLRLMKSQQSIVPTLKKAALLFGWAVFLFLAYKVSKLDREYQEYNPYEVLKLEAGASIAEIKKQYRVLSLKHHPDKGGDEAMFMKLAKAYSALTNEESRNNWEMYGNPDGPRVTSFGIALPAWIVDQKNSMLVLLVYGLAFMVILPVVVGTWWYRSIRYSGDQILINTTQLFMHFMYKTPTMNMKRLVMVLTAAFEFDPRSNKEAIIRPTDNIEVPQLIRELGNINVKKKEPPFCYPYSLKARVLLLTHLARMDVSENIEEDQRFVMKKCPALLQEMINVGCQLTMMATSRGGLRAPRLTSIENCMKLSQMVVQGLQEAKSPLLQLPHFEEEHLRYCISKKYKVRTLQDLVSLKDSDRRNMLRFLGEEKYEEVLAVLGSFPYINMETKLQVLDDEDSNNITAGSIVTVTVTLTRKRMSEMFEKEEDAPPPTEETNAEEQGDAKTNKTKVWQNKNKGAKKAAKSKKKKLTKKKPVTQQQAKGDKAKQANGNVGGNDVAAASKVEEDDLSDKGSESDEAEGNKDSPSERDEESDKQSDTEVDEIAGDDEEEWEALQQSIQRREKALLETKSKVTHPVYSLYFPEEKQEWWWLYIADRKEQTLVSMPNHVCTLRDTEEVELKFPAPTKTGNYQYSVILRSDSFMGLDQIKPLKLEVHEAKALMDNHPQWDIPETEEEEDDQEDSDGIEESDEDEEDND, translated from the exons ATGGCTGGACAACAGTTTCAGTACGACGACAGTGGCAACACCTTTTTCTATTTCCTCACGTCTTTTGTGGGACTAATAGTCATCCCAGCCACCTATTACCTCTGGCCCCGGGATCAGAATGCGG AGCAATTAAGGTTGAAGAGTTTACGACGAGTTCATGGAAGATGTCTGTGGTATCGCCTTCGGCTTATGAAATCACAGCAGAGCATTGTTCCAACTCTTAA AAAAGCAGCCCTGTTGTTTGGGTGGGCAGTATTTCTTTTCCTGGCCTATAAGGTGTCTAAATTAGATCGAGAGTACCAGGAGTATAACCCCTATGAGGTCCTCAAATTGGAAGCA ggAGCATCTATTGCTGAGATTAAGAAGCAGTACAGAGTACTGTCTCTGAAACACCATCCTGATAAAGGCGGAGATGAGGCCATGTTCATGAAGCTTGCTAAAGCTTACTCAGC TTTAACAAATGAGGAATCACGGAACAACTGGGAGATGTATGGCAACCCTGATGGCCCGAGAG TGACGAGTTTTGGAATCGCTCTTCCTGCATGGATTGTTGACCAGAAGAATTCCATGCTG GTGCTGCTGGTCTATGGGTTGGCTTTTATGGTTATTCTTCCTGTGGTTGTG GGCACATGGTGGTACCGCTCCATCCGCTACAGTGGTGATCAGATCCTTATCAACACCACTCAGCTTTTCATGCACTTTATGTACAAAACACCTACAATGAACATGAAAC GATTGGTGATGGTGCTGACGGCAGCATTTGAATTTGATCCTCGTAGTAACAAAGAGGCCATTATAAGACCAACAGACAACATAGAAGTTCCCCAG TTGATTCGGGAGCTGGGGAACATTAATGTGAAGAAGAAGGAGCCTCCATTCTGCTATCCCTATAGCCTGAAGGCTCGAGTCTTATTACTTACGCATCTTGCCAGGATGGATGTTTCTGAGAACATAGAGGAGG ATCAGAGGTTTGTAATGAAGAAGTGCCCTGCTTTACTACAGGAAATGATCAATGTTGGCTGTCAACTTACTATGATGGCAACCAGTAGAGGAG GGCTTCGGGCTCCCAGGCTGACGTCTATAGAGAACTGCATGAAGTTGTCTCAGATGGTGGTTCAAGGACTGCAGGAGGCCAAATCTCCTCTGCTGCAGCTGCCCCATTTTGAAGAGGAGCACCTCCGATACTGTATCTCGAAGAAG TATAAGGTACGGACGTTGCAGGATCTTGTCAGTCTGAAGGACTCTGACAGGAGAAACATGCTGAGATTCCTTGGGGAGGAGAAGTATGAGGAGGTCCTGGCGGTCCTCGGCAGCTTTCCCTATATCAACATGGAAACCAAACTTCAAG TGTTGGATGATGAAGATAGCAATAACATCACGGCAGGATCCATTGTCACCGTTACAGTCACCTTGACGCGGAAGAGGATGTCT GAGATGTTTGAGAAAGAGGAGGATGCACCACCACCTACTGAGGAAACTAATGCAGAGGAG CAAGGAGatgccaaaacaaacaaaacaaaagtttggCAAAATAAGAATAAAGGAGCCAAAAAAGCTGCCAAGTCCAAAAAGAAGAAACTTACTAAGAAGAAACCAGTCACCCAACAGCAGGCAAAGGGAGACAAGGCCAAACAAGCCAATGGCAATGTGGGAGGAAAT GACGTTGCTGCTGCATCAAAAGTGGAAGAGGACGATCTCTCTGATAAAGGCAGTGAATCAGACGAGGCAGAGGGAAATAAGGACTCACCCAGCGAGAGGGATGAGGAGAGTGACAAGCAGAGTGACACCGAGGTGGACGAGATTGCTGGAGATGACGAGGAG GAATGGGAGGCACTACAACAGAGCATCCAGCGTCGGGAAAAGGCACTATTGGAGACCAAGTCTAAGGTCACACATCCTGTCTACAGCTTGTACTTCCCTGAGGAGAAGCAGGAGTGGTGGTGGCTCTACATTGCAGATAGGAAGGAACAGACGCTGGTGTCTATGCCCAACCATGTGTGCACACTCAGAGACACAGAGGAG GTTGAACTGAAATTCCCCGCTCCAACCAAAACCGGAAACTATCAATATTCTGTGATTCTCAGATCAGATTCATTCATGGGATTAGATCAGATCAAGCCACTCAAG CTGGAGGTTCATGAGGCAAAGGCCTTGATGGATAACCACCCTCAGTGGGATATCCCAGAAActgaagaagaggaggatgacCAGGAGGACAGTGATGGCATTGAGGAATCTGacgaagacgaagaagataacgACTAA
- the si:ch73-257c13.2 gene encoding uncharacterized protein si:ch73-257c13.2 encodes MALETCIAFLLADSYDVEDFLFYKKNATRKRRKVRMKVKTEPSDDLQREDDKRDVFNTVLQSLTINDFKSHFQLTTSQTEELVRLLAPCKWTAIRQEGWTVWHAVLASLWALSTQESYHTVANRFHITESLICDQLDEFSTLVTSNLANEIHWPHGEEAEMSVVGFLSTVGLPDTLCVVGTGFIPIEKPTDVPDPEIYRDAEGSYSVKLMAFCNHKGRFTYVSAEHPRNWHNSRVLSASEVGKALRENPVALLHGKHIIGNSTFPLSEHFLTPFPDYATLGQKKVCYNQKVQSSLAVAQGSIHTLSSCFQRLRCLQKHSVCQTSLAVKTCCILYNMFLETYNVLVDCIRDDVTQKPFHELRYGHSGSLGGISKRQDIAASLGRTTKKRKYMYSQC; translated from the exons ATGGCGCTGGAAACATGTATTGCGTTTCTGTTAGCAGACAGCTATGATGTTGAAGATTTcttgttttacaagaaaaatgCAACTCGCAAGCGCAGGAAAGTAAG AATGAAGGTGAAAACTGAGCCAAGTGATGATCTGCAAAG AGAGGATGACAAAAGAGATGTTTTCAATACCGTGCTGCAAAGCTTGACAATAAATGATTTTAAGAGTCACTTCCAGCTGACTACATCTCAAACTGAG GAGTTGGTACGGCTGCTGGCACCTTGTAAATGGACTGCCATTAGGCAAGAGGGATGGACAGTGTGGCATGCAGTGCTTGCTAGCCTGTGGGCTCTTTCTACCCAAGAGTCTTACCACACTGTGGCAAACCGTTTCCACATCACAGAGTCACTCATTTGTGATCAGCTGGATGAGTTCTCTACCCTTGTTACCAGTAACTTGGCTAATGAAATTCACTGGCCACACGGGGAAGAAGCAGAAATGTCTGTGGTGGGGTTCCTTTCTACTGTGGGGTTACCAGATACACTTTGTGTAGTAGGAACTGGTTTCATTCCTATTGAGAAACCTACAGATGTGCCAGATCCAGAGATATATAGAGATGCAGAGGGGTCATACTCTGTAAAACTCATGGCTTTTTGCAACCACAAGGGTCGCTTTACCTACGTGTCTGCAGAGCACCCTAGAAATTGGCACAACTCAAGAGTCCTTTCAGCATCGGAGGTTGGCAAAGCATTGCGGGAAAACCCTGTGGCTCTGCTACATGGCAAACACATTATTGGCAATTCCACCTTCCCACTTTCAGAGCATTTTCTGACTCCATTCCCTGATTATGCAACACTCGGACAGAAAAAAGTTTGTTATAACCAGAAAGTGCAGTCATCTCTTGCAGTTGCACAAGGCTCCATCCATACTCTGAGCTCTTGTTTTCAGAGGCTCAGATGCCTGCAGAAGCATTCGGTTTGCCAAACCAGTTTAGCTGTGAAGACCTGCTGTATTTtatacaacatgttcctggaaacGTACAATGTTCTGGTGGACTGCATTAGGGATGATGTAACTCAAAAACCTTTCCATGAACTACGCTACGGACATTCTGGAAGTCTTGGTGGAATATCTAAAAGACAAGACATTGCAGCCTCACTCGGGCGAAccactaaaaaaagaaaatatatgtaCAGTCAGTGTTGA